In a single window of the Candidatus Desulfatibia profunda genome:
- a CDS encoding site-specific integrase, protein MSKRIKTNYPGVYYRVAKRIGGKGSEKVYYIVFKKGGKVQEEKVGRQFVDDMTPARAAGIRAERVEGKRLSRKDIRERERAQKEAEANKWTIGRLWEAYKANNPNLKGMPTYESAYNLHIKPNFADKQPKDLLPLDIHRVKNKLLKERSPQTVQHVLEQLRRIINFGVNNRLCRGIDFKIEMPRVDNKKTEDLTPEQLNNLLKAIDKDPHLHAGAMMKVALFTGMRRGEMFKLKWSDVDFERGFINIRDPKGGPDQKIPVNDGVRTILGTLSRNESYVFPGRNGGRRTNIRHQVNRIKKAAGLPEDFRPLHGLRHVYASMLASSGEVDMYTLQKLLTHKDPTMTQRYAHLRDETLKKASDLAGSIIEQAANGTANEKVVNLENHKN, encoded by the coding sequence ATGTCAAAGCGAATCAAAACCAATTATCCCGGTGTCTATTACCGGGTGGCCAAAAGGATCGGCGGCAAGGGCTCCGAAAAGGTTTATTACATTGTTTTTAAAAAAGGCGGCAAGGTTCAAGAGGAAAAGGTCGGGCGTCAATTTGTCGATGACATGACGCCGGCCAGGGCTGCCGGTATAAGGGCCGAACGTGTGGAAGGCAAGCGCTTATCAAGGAAAGATATCAGGGAGCGCGAGAGGGCTCAGAAAGAGGCGGAAGCCAACAAATGGACCATTGGACGCCTCTGGGAGGCATACAAGGCCAACAATCCGAATCTTAAAGGCATGCCTACCTATGAGAGTGCGTACAACCTTCACATCAAGCCGAATTTTGCAGACAAGCAACCAAAGGACCTTTTGCCCCTGGACATCCACCGGGTCAAAAATAAATTGCTCAAAGAACGATCTCCGCAGACGGTTCAGCATGTGCTTGAACAGCTCCGGCGAATAATCAATTTCGGTGTCAATAATAGGCTTTGCCGGGGCATCGATTTTAAGATTGAAATGCCCAGGGTCGATAACAAAAAAACCGAGGATTTGACACCCGAGCAGTTAAATAATTTGTTGAAAGCCATTGACAAAGATCCTCATCTGCATGCGGGGGCGATGATGAAAGTGGCGCTGTTTACCGGTATGCGCAGGGGTGAAATGTTCAAGTTGAAATGGTCTGATGTCGATTTTGAACGCGGATTTATCAATATTCGGGACCCCAAGGGCGGACCGGATCAGAAAATACCGGTTAACGATGGCGTCAGAACGATTTTAGGGACACTTTCCAGAAATGAAAGCTATGTATTCCCGGGCCGTAACGGAGGCCGCAGAACCAACATCAGGCACCAGGTGAACCGAATTAAGAAGGCGGCGGGGCTTCCCGAGGATTTCCGGCCGTTGCATGGGTTACGGCATGTATACGCTTCGATGCTGGCTTCTTCCGGCGAGGTTGATATGTATACCTTGCAAAAGCTGCTGACCCACAAAGATCCTACAATGACACAGCGCTATGCTCATCTGAGAGATGAAACCTTGAAAAAGGCATCTGATTTAGCCGGATCGATTATTGAACAGGCTGCAAACGGCACTGCAAATGAAAAGGTTGTCAATTTGGAGAATCATAAGAATTAA